From Nematostella vectensis chromosome 14, jaNemVect1.1, whole genome shotgun sequence, a single genomic window includes:
- the LOC116601139 gene encoding uncharacterized protein LOC116601139: MAARNPESPESTPRRIETIETPRTPHHQAPDVSPEVLRSLISSFDHLRNAVEYKHLQQQNSLAALETTVEESGDLLGLCAGMKPPTFSGDGIEDVNDFITRFQRMTEFYRWDDERKLRALPLYLTGNASVWFNSHPRAALNTWDAALAQLKNHFDSGASQWLLRQQLDQRVQGKFEPLAQYTADIRRLCQRLKLPKSEWLHQFVRGLRRPLKEYVVLQSPADFETAETPARLRDAVSGPPTDSATVSDELTKRVINGVTGALAKTIPSSNPSKIAAYEPTPDPSRPPHRPGADNLTRDDIRQIIQQELRKELRRSNPPNQNYDRNRRTYTGIPICSQCNTRGHTAYSCRARDSRIPNPRNQNPTYRPSFQRPQWQNNGPPRRLNQGN, from the coding sequence ATGGCGGCAAGGAATCCTGAATCGCCCGAATCTACACCTAGGCGTATTGAGACTATTGAAACCCCTAGGACCCCACACCATCAGGCTCCGGATGTCTCACCCGAAGTGTTACGAAGCTTAATTTCCTCTTTTGACCATCTGAGAAATGCTGTAGAGTACAAGCATTTACAGCAACAAAATAGCTTAGCGGCTCTAGAAACGACAGTAGAGGAAAGCGGCGACCTTTTGGGACTCTGCGCAGGAATGAAGCCCCCTACCTTTAGCGGGGATGGCATAGAAGATGTAAATGATTTCATCACCCGTTTTCAACGGATGACTGAATTTTATCGCTGGGACGATGAAAGAAAGTTACGGGCCCTTCCCCTTTACCTTACGGGAAACGCCAGCGTTTGGTTCAACAGCCACCCTAGGGCAGCGTTGAACACTTGGGACGCAGCTCTCGCACAATTAAAAAATCACTTTGATTCTGGGGCAAGCCAGTGGCTCTTGCGCCAGCAATTGGACCAAAGGGTCCAAGGAAAGTTTGAACCCCTTGCACAGTACACCGCTGATATCCGCCGTTTATGTCAGCGGCTCAAATTGCCAAAAAGCGAGTGGTTGCACCAATTTGTGCGCGGCCTGCGGAGACCACTCAAAGAGTACGTGGTACTCCAATCCCCGGCGGATTTTGAGACGGCTGAAACACCGGCTCGCCTGCGCGATGCTGTGTCCGGCCCTCCAACAGATTCGGCTACTGTTTCGGATGAGCTTACAAAACGGGTTATCAACGGTGTAACCGGGGCTTTAGCTAAGACAATCCCCTCATCTAACCCTTCTAAGATTGCTGCTTACGAACCCACCCCCGACCCCAGCCGCCCGCCCCATCGGCCTGGAGCCGATAACCTGACCAGGGATGACATTAGACAAATCATTCAGCAGGAATTACGCAAAGAGCTCCGCAGATCGAATCCCCCAAACCAAAATTACGATCGTAATCGTCGTACTTATACAGGGATCCCCATATGTAGCCAGTGTAACACTAGAGGCCATACGGCTTATTCATGTCGCGCCCGGGATTCCCGTATTCCCAACCCGCGCAACCAGAACCCCACTTATCGCCCCTCCTTCCAGAGGCCACAATGGCAAAATAATGGGCCCCCCAGACGTCTCAACCAGGGAAACTGA